One stretch of Pseudoramibacter sp. DNA includes these proteins:
- a CDS encoding NAD(P)/FAD-dependent oxidoreductase yields the protein MKTYKYDVVIVGGGPAGLAAAVSAKKQQAKVAILERNGELGGILEQCIHAGFGLHVFKEELTGPEYAERFIDQVEDLDIDVFLNTMVLDITKDRHVSAICGEGVLHFEAGAVVLAMGCRERTRGAIRIPGDRGAGVFTAGIAQRYINLENMKPGTKAVILGSGDIGLIMARRLTLEGIEVEGVYEIMPYPNGLYRNIINCLDDFGIPLHLSTTITRINGKDRVHSVEVAKVDEHRNPIPGTEREIECDTVLLSVGLIPENELSRKAGVALDPVTKGPVVDENLETEVPGIFACGNVLHVHDVVDYVTAEAEEAGEKAALYAKNALKKSEASLAVHAEGAVRYTVPEFVDPEDGADKKIKFRVGAPIAKGVTVIRAGEKEVYREKKAHRFLPSNMEIHTLKCSAIAGVRGDLTVSVEE from the coding sequence GTGAAAACTTACAAATACGATGTGGTGATCGTCGGGGGCGGGCCGGCTGGCCTCGCCGCGGCGGTTTCAGCCAAAAAACAGCAGGCGAAGGTGGCCATCTTGGAACGCAACGGCGAGCTCGGGGGCATTCTCGAACAATGCATCCACGCGGGTTTTGGCCTCCACGTCTTTAAAGAAGAACTGACCGGCCCGGAATACGCGGAACGGTTTATCGACCAGGTCGAAGATCTGGACATCGACGTGTTTCTCAACACCATGGTGCTGGACATCACCAAAGACCGCCACGTCTCGGCAATCTGTGGGGAAGGGGTGCTCCATTTTGAAGCAGGCGCCGTGGTTTTGGCCATGGGCTGCCGGGAACGGACCCGGGGCGCCATCCGCATTCCGGGGGACCGGGGCGCCGGGGTCTTCACCGCCGGCATTGCCCAGCGCTACATCAACCTGGAAAACATGAAGCCGGGGACCAAAGCTGTGATTTTAGGGTCCGGGGATATCGGGCTGATCATGGCCAGACGCCTGACCCTCGAAGGCATTGAAGTGGAAGGGGTTTACGAAATCATGCCCTATCCCAACGGGCTGTACCGCAACATCATCAACTGCCTCGACGATTTCGGCATTCCCCTGCATCTGTCCACGACGATCACCCGGATCAACGGCAAAGACCGGGTGCATTCGGTGGAAGTGGCCAAGGTCGACGAACACCGGAACCCGATTCCGGGAACCGAACGGGAAATCGAATGTGATACCGTGCTTTTGTCCGTCGGGCTCATTCCCGAAAACGAACTGAGCCGGAAGGCCGGGGTGGCCTTAGACCCGGTGACCAAGGGACCGGTGGTCGATGAAAATCTCGAAACGGAAGTGCCGGGCATCTTCGCCTGCGGCAACGTGCTCCACGTTCACGACGTGGTGGACTACGTCACTGCTGAAGCCGAAGAAGCCGGGGAAAAGGCCGCGCTGTACGCCAAAAACGCTTTGAAAAAATCAGAAGCGTCCCTGGCGGTTCACGCCGAAGGGGCCGTCCGTTACACGGTGCCGGAATTTGTGGACCCCGAAGACGGCGCCGACAAGAAAATTAAATTCAGAGTCGGAGCGCCTATCGCAAAAGGGGTCACGGTGATCAGGGCCGGCGAAAAAGAAGTGTACCGGGAAAAGAAAGCCCACCGCTTCCTGCCCAGCAACATGGAAATCCACACGCTGAAATGCAGTGCCATTGCAGGCGTGCGCGGCGATTTGACCGTCAGCGTTGAAGAGTAA
- the glpK gene encoding glycerol kinase GlpK, translating into MKQYILVMDQGTTGSRGVVYDERGDVVAIDYAEYKQYFPKSGWWEQDANDVWNVTLKTSQNAIAKAGITGADIKAIGITNQRETTVLWDSETGEPVYHDIVWGCRRTAPIVERLRQEGYNAMFNHKTGLVLDPTYSGTKIRWILDNVPEAAEKLKQGKLKFGNIDCWLLWNLTCGRVHATDCSNAARTLLFNPYEGKWDDALLQALGVPADILPEVKDSVGYFGTADPKWFGIEIPITGIAGDQSAALFGQACFEEGSAKNTYGTSAVPLMFTGDKAPRTETGLMTLAWGIDGHLSYSMGASILIAGQVVQWLRDKMKFFGKSSESEKMAASLKDNGGIFFVPAFTGLGAPYYDPKARGMIIGITADTTQEQITRAALESMAYQTRDLLEDMEAHSGIELKELKVDGGAAQNDFLMQFQADILNCRVVRPKDIETTAKGACYLAGLGCGVWKDQNELKDLWQAEKVFEPQMDDDTREALYEQWRDAVKRAGSWARS; encoded by the coding sequence ATGAAACAGTACATTTTGGTCATGGATCAGGGAACGACCGGTTCCCGCGGTGTGGTTTACGACGAGAGAGGCGACGTGGTCGCCATCGATTATGCGGAATACAAACAGTATTTCCCGAAATCCGGCTGGTGGGAACAGGACGCGAACGACGTGTGGAACGTGACATTGAAGACGTCCCAGAATGCGATTGCCAAGGCAGGCATCACCGGCGCCGACATCAAGGCCATCGGCATCACGAACCAGCGGGAAACCACGGTGCTCTGGGACAGCGAAACCGGCGAGCCGGTGTACCACGACATCGTGTGGGGCTGCCGCCGGACGGCGCCCATCGTCGAACGCCTGCGCCAGGAAGGTTACAATGCGATGTTCAACCACAAAACCGGCCTGGTGCTTGACCCGACCTATTCGGGGACGAAGATCAGATGGATTCTTGATAACGTGCCGGAAGCGGCAGAAAAGCTGAAACAGGGCAAGCTCAAATTCGGCAACATCGACTGCTGGCTCCTCTGGAATTTGACTTGCGGGCGGGTTCACGCGACAGACTGCTCCAACGCGGCCAGAACCCTGCTCTTCAATCCCTACGAAGGGAAATGGGACGACGCTTTGCTTCAGGCATTGGGCGTGCCGGCGGATATCCTGCCGGAAGTGAAGGATTCCGTGGGCTATTTCGGCACCGCAGACCCGAAATGGTTTGGGATTGAAATCCCGATCACCGGGATCGCCGGCGACCAGTCCGCCGCCCTGTTCGGCCAGGCCTGCTTCGAAGAAGGCAGCGCCAAGAACACTTACGGCACGTCGGCCGTGCCGCTGATGTTCACCGGCGACAAGGCCCCCCGTACGGAAACAGGCCTCATGACGTTGGCCTGGGGCATCGACGGGCATTTGTCCTATTCCATGGGGGCGTCGATCCTCATCGCCGGCCAGGTGGTCCAGTGGCTCCGGGACAAGATGAAATTCTTCGGGAAATCCAGCGAATCTGAAAAAATGGCCGCGAGCCTGAAGGACAACGGCGGGATCTTCTTCGTGCCGGCCTTCACCGGCCTCGGCGCGCCCTACTACGATCCCAAGGCCCGGGGCATGATCATCGGCATCACCGCGGACACGACCCAGGAACAGATCACCCGGGCGGCCTTGGAATCCATGGCCTATCAGACCAGAGACCTCCTCGAAGACATGGAAGCCCATTCAGGCATTGAATTAAAGGAACTCAAGGTCGACGGAGGCGCGGCCCAGAACGACTTCCTCATGCAGTTCCAGGCGGATATCCTAAACTGCCGGGTCGTGCGGCCCAAGGACATCGAAACCACGGCCAAGGGCGCCTGCTACCTCGCAGGGCTCGGCTGCGGCGTCTGGAAAGACCAGAACGAGCTCAAGGATTTATGGCAGGCGGAAAAAGTCTTTGAACCCCAGATGGATGATGATACCCGGGAAGCTTTGTACGAACAGTGGCGGGATGCGGTGAAGCGCGCCGGAAGCTGGGCGCGGTCATGA
- a CDS encoding DUF1667 domain-containing protein, whose protein sequence is MKKIKMSCTTCPNSCELLATVENDQVVAVEGNLCKRGVDFAESEYRCPVRVLTSTMILDTGAKAVMVPVRSAKPIPKAAMQDAMKAIAATHLHHAVKMGEALIKNVADTGVDIVASKTVLM, encoded by the coding sequence ATGAAAAAAATCAAAATGAGCTGCACCACCTGCCCCAACAGCTGCGAACTGCTGGCGACCGTGGAAAACGACCAGGTGGTGGCTGTCGAAGGCAATTTGTGCAAACGCGGGGTCGACTTTGCGGAAAGCGAATACCGCTGCCCGGTCCGGGTGCTGACGTCGACGATGATTCTCGACACCGGCGCCAAGGCCGTGATGGTGCCGGTGCGTTCGGCGAAGCCGATCCCCAAGGCGGCGATGCAGGACGCCATGAAAGCCATCGCGGCGACCCATCTCCACCACGCGGTGAAAATGGGTGAAGCGTTAATCAAAAACGTCGCGGACACCGGCGTCGACATCGTCGCGTCAAAGACAGTTCTCATGTAA
- a CDS encoding NAD(P)/FAD-dependent oxidoreductase, producing the protein MNNELKKLYDVIVIGGGITGTGVIHELAKYDIDVALLERKNDIAMMATKGNGGVVHPGYDPHPGTLKAKLNPRGARMYPQLAKDLDFHIRHTGTMVFAYSDQDLKKVDELCDNARVNGVEQVERITGDQVRNREPYVSDKVLGALLAHTTTMVDPFEVAIAFAENAKLNGTDIFLESEVQDISKDEDGNFTITTNHDTYRTRYIVDAAGIYADDVAAMAGIHEYKIQGRHGNLCVVDNHLPTPIRTVMFPCPSPDTKGIALIPMPHGNYIIGSTATMRTNKEDTSNDAEGIQDLLDGAHKLIPNFDDGSVIRTFAGQRPVALNNDNDFWICESETVPHFIHAAGIQSPGVASSPGIAEYVRDLLADAGLDLKPRPGYNKYRKAPVDFSECSDEEKDQIIAQDPRYGQIVCRCETVTEGEIVAAIHQPLGAHTVEGVKRRTRAGMGRCQSGFCQFKVMKILARELGIPEEAVKFEEDHSPVLLGHVK; encoded by the coding sequence TTGAATAACGAGTTGAAAAAATTATACGACGTGATCGTCATCGGCGGCGGGATCACCGGCACCGGCGTCATTCACGAACTGGCGAAATACGATATCGACGTAGCCCTTTTGGAACGGAAAAACGATATCGCCATGATGGCGACCAAGGGCAACGGCGGCGTCGTCCACCCGGGCTACGACCCCCATCCAGGCACCTTGAAGGCGAAGCTCAACCCCCGGGGCGCGCGGATGTACCCCCAGCTCGCCAAGGATCTGGACTTCCACATCCGCCACACGGGCACCATGGTCTTTGCCTATTCGGACCAGGATTTAAAGAAAGTTGACGAGCTCTGCGACAACGCCCGGGTCAACGGCGTCGAACAGGTGGAACGAATCACCGGCGACCAGGTGAGAAACCGGGAACCCTACGTCAGCGACAAGGTTCTCGGGGCGCTGCTTGCCCACACGACGACGATGGTCGATCCCTTTGAAGTGGCCATCGCCTTTGCGGAAAATGCCAAGCTCAACGGCACGGATATCTTTCTCGAATCCGAAGTCCAGGACATTTCCAAAGACGAAGACGGAAATTTCACGATAACCACGAACCACGACACCTACCGCACCCGCTACATCGTCGACGCGGCAGGCATCTACGCTGACGACGTCGCCGCCATGGCCGGCATCCACGAGTACAAGATCCAGGGGCGCCACGGCAATTTGTGCGTCGTCGACAATCATCTGCCGACGCCGATCCGCACCGTCATGTTCCCGTGCCCGAGCCCGGACACCAAGGGCATCGCTCTGATCCCCATGCCCCACGGCAATTACATCATCGGCTCCACCGCGACCATGCGGACGAACAAAGAAGACACGAGCAACGACGCTGAAGGGATTCAGGACCTCCTCGACGGCGCCCACAAGCTGATCCCGAATTTCGACGACGGCTCTGTGATCCGCACTTTCGCGGGCCAGCGGCCGGTCGCCCTGAACAACGACAACGATTTCTGGATCTGCGAATCGGAAACGGTGCCCCACTTCATCCACGCGGCAGGCATTCAGTCGCCGGGCGTCGCGTCGTCGCCGGGCATCGCCGAATACGTCCGAGATCTTCTTGCCGACGCCGGCTTGGATTTGAAGCCCCGTCCCGGGTACAACAAGTACCGCAAGGCGCCGGTGGACTTCAGCGAATGCTCGGACGAAGAAAAAGATCAGATCATCGCGCAGGACCCGCGCTACGGCCAAATCGTCTGCCGCTGCGAAACGGTGACCGAAGGGGAAATCGTGGCCGCGATTCATCAGCCTTTGGGCGCCCATACCGTCGAAGGGGTCAAGCGCCGAACCCGGGCCGGCATGGGCCGCTGCCAGAGCGGTTTCTGCCAGTTCAAAGTCATGAAGATTCTGGCCCGGGAACTGGGCATTCCCGAAGAAGCGGTGAAGTTCGAAGAAGACCATTCGCCGGTGCTGCTCGGCCATGTGAAATAA
- a CDS encoding class II fructose-bisphosphate aldolase, with the protein MLVRLSTLLQKAYDGHFGVGAFNTPNLEAVRAVIAAAEKRGEGVILQHAELHESLMPLEIIGPVMLAVAKAASVPVAVHLDHGEHLDYLKKALDLGFTSVMIDASAKPYEDNVTLTKQAVALAKPYEADVEAELGRVIRPASGGGTDDPKHLPPEAAYTDPEAAKAFVDATGVDCLAIAFGTAHGVYESKPVLDVNRVAEVREAVHLPLVMHGGSGVTDDEMQKAIQNGICKINYFTYMSLAGGAGVRNLIDSTQNPESLRFDQMAQAAQDAMQADVEKAMGIFAVS; encoded by the coding sequence ATGCTTGTAAGACTCAGCACACTGCTCCAAAAAGCTTATGACGGCCATTTCGGCGTTGGCGCCTTCAACACGCCGAACCTAGAGGCGGTGCGCGCCGTAATCGCCGCGGCCGAAAAGCGGGGCGAAGGGGTCATCCTCCAGCACGCTGAACTCCACGAAAGTCTCATGCCCCTCGAGATCATCGGGCCGGTGATGCTGGCTGTCGCTAAGGCCGCAAGCGTCCCCGTGGCAGTGCATCTGGACCACGGCGAACATCTGGATTATTTAAAAAAAGCGCTGGATTTGGGCTTCACGTCGGTGATGATCGACGCGTCAGCTAAACCATACGAAGACAATGTGACGCTCACGAAACAGGCCGTGGCGTTGGCGAAGCCCTATGAGGCGGACGTCGAAGCGGAACTGGGCCGGGTGATCCGCCCGGCCTCCGGCGGCGGCACGGACGATCCGAAACACCTGCCTCCGGAAGCGGCCTACACCGATCCTGAAGCGGCGAAAGCCTTTGTGGACGCCACCGGCGTTGACTGCCTGGCCATCGCCTTCGGCACGGCCCACGGGGTTTACGAATCGAAGCCCGTCCTCGACGTGAACCGGGTGGCAGAGGTGCGGGAGGCCGTTCACCTGCCCCTGGTCATGCACGGCGGGTCCGGCGTGACTGACGACGAGATGCAGAAAGCGATTCAAAACGGCATCTGCAAGATCAACTATTTCACCTATATGTCCTTGGCCGGGGGCGCAGGGGTCCGAAATTTGATTGACAGTACCCAAAACCCTGAAAGTCTTCGCTTCGACCAGATGGCCCAGGCGGCTCAGGATGCGATGCAGGCCGACGTGGAAAAGGCCATGGGAATTTTCGCGGTGTCTTAA
- a CDS encoding glycerol-3-phosphate responsive antiterminator, with protein MSRADSIAEAFKTFQVIPSIRRLGDLETALESERQIVLLTGADIANLKLLAEKVHEAGKLVLVNMELLGGFGRDEAGIKLLKHYFKVDGVMSTDRMRLGMARHIGLFTIQRFLVSDSKALDTTQRILKTSRAQAAEILPAKIAVDVVEKLRKVTAIPLLAGGFIQTEADLEAVQKAGFEGATTSVKRLF; from the coding sequence ATGAGCAGAGCAGACAGCATCGCCGAAGCTTTTAAGACGTTTCAAGTGATTCCCTCCATACGCCGCCTCGGCGATTTGGAAACGGCCCTTGAAAGCGAGCGGCAGATCGTGCTGCTCACCGGCGCCGACATCGCGAATCTCAAGCTCCTCGCCGAGAAAGTGCACGAGGCGGGGAAGCTGGTGCTCGTCAACATGGAACTCCTCGGCGGATTTGGCCGGGACGAAGCGGGCATCAAGCTGCTCAAGCATTATTTCAAGGTGGACGGGGTCATGTCCACGGACCGGATGCGTCTGGGCATGGCCCGGCACATCGGGCTGTTCACCATTCAGCGCTTTCTGGTTTCGGATTCCAAGGCCCTGGACACCACGCAGCGGATTTTAAAAACCAGCCGGGCCCAGGCCGCGGAAATACTGCCGGCAAAAATCGCTGTGGACGTGGTGGAAAAGCTTAGGAAAGTGACGGCCATTCCCCTTTTGGCCGGGGGCTTCATTCAGACCGAAGCAGATTTAGAGGCAGTGCAGAAGGCCGGTTTTGAAGGGGCGACCACCAGTGTGAAGCGTTTGTTTTAA
- a CDS encoding FGGY-family carbohydrate kinase, with the protein MKQYLLGLDNGGTMSKAALYDLEGHEIAVSSRKTKLIQPHPGFTERDPDEMWAANVGAIRSVIAESGIDSAQIVGVAATGHGNGVYLTQADGSPATNGIISTDSRGNEFAAQWQKDGTFEKILPKTMQSCWGGQPTTIIKWFLKYEPEVIERTRWVFMCKDFIRFKLTGEAYGEITDYSGSSLMNVRDVCYDKELLKDMGLECIYDKLPPLRYSGEICGRVTEEAAGLTGLKAGTPVAGGSMDIHASAMAVGVTDESAMCVVAGTWSINEYISKKPVVDKDLFMTSIDTIPGYWMILEGSPTSASNQEWFLTEVLKGVDLRDRSIYDFANEAVARAGDDDKGLVFLPFLFGSNVNMNAKGAFIGLQSWHNRDDMIRAVYEGIVFSHRYHIEKLLKYRDAPKVIRMAGGVAKSKIWVQMFADVLQVPIEVARSQELGALGSAINAGVAAGVFPSFKEASEKMVDVMYTAQPDPAKKAVYDKKYRRYIKVIDALDGVWDTWYE; encoded by the coding sequence ATGAAACAGTATTTATTGGGTCTCGACAACGGCGGGACCATGAGCAAGGCGGCCCTTTACGATCTGGAAGGCCATGAAATCGCCGTTTCCAGTCGGAAGACGAAACTCATTCAGCCCCATCCGGGATTTACCGAACGGGACCCCGATGAAATGTGGGCGGCCAACGTGGGGGCCATCCGCTCGGTCATCGCCGAGTCGGGCATCGACAGCGCCCAGATCGTCGGCGTCGCGGCGACAGGCCACGGCAACGGGGTGTATTTAACCCAGGCCGACGGCTCCCCGGCGACCAACGGGATCATCTCCACGGATTCCCGGGGCAACGAATTTGCCGCCCAGTGGCAGAAAGACGGCACCTTTGAAAAAATCCTGCCGAAGACCATGCAGTCGTGCTGGGGCGGTCAGCCGACGACGATTATCAAATGGTTCTTGAAATATGAGCCAGAAGTGATCGAACGCACCCGCTGGGTCTTCATGTGTAAGGATTTCATTCGGTTTAAACTCACCGGGGAAGCCTACGGGGAAATCACCGACTATTCCGGGTCGTCCCTCATGAACGTCCGGGACGTGTGCTACGACAAAGAACTGCTGAAAGACATGGGGCTGGAATGCATTTACGACAAGCTGCCGCCCCTGCGCTATTCCGGGGAAATCTGCGGAAGAGTCACCGAAGAAGCCGCGGGGCTCACGGGCCTCAAGGCCGGGACGCCGGTGGCCGGCGGGTCCATGGACATTCACGCGTCGGCCATGGCCGTGGGCGTTACCGACGAATCCGCCATGTGCGTGGTGGCCGGGACCTGGAGCATCAACGAGTACATCAGCAAAAAGCCGGTGGTGGACAAGGATTTGTTCATGACTTCCATCGACACCATCCCGGGATATTGGATGATCCTCGAAGGCAGCCCCACTTCAGCCTCGAATCAGGAATGGTTTTTGACGGAAGTGCTCAAGGGCGTCGATCTGCGGGACCGCAGCATCTACGACTTCGCCAACGAAGCCGTGGCCCGGGCCGGAGACGACGACAAGGGCCTGGTGTTTCTGCCGTTTTTATTCGGCAGCAACGTCAATATGAACGCCAAAGGCGCCTTTATCGGGCTCCAGTCCTGGCACAACCGGGACGACATGATCCGGGCCGTGTACGAAGGCATCGTGTTCAGCCACCGGTACCACATCGAAAAACTGCTCAAATACCGGGATGCGCCGAAGGTGATCCGCATGGCCGGGGGCGTGGCCAAGTCGAAGATCTGGGTGCAGATGTTCGCCGACGTGCTCCAGGTGCCCATCGAAGTGGCCCGGAGCCAGGAACTGGGCGCCCTGGGCTCGGCCATCAACGCCGGGGTCGCCGCCGGGGTCTTCCCGTCGTTTAAGGAAGCGTCGGAAAAGATGGTCGACGTCATGTACACCGCACAGCCCGATCCGGCGAAGAAAGCCGTTTACGACAAGAAATACCGCCGGTATATAAAGGTGATCGACGCTTTGGACGGGGTGTGGGACACCTGGTACGAATGA
- a CDS encoding LL-diaminopimelate aminotransferase, whose amino-acid sequence MIPNHHYDELVSSYLFYNIDQKVNAYLDAHPGTKLYKMGIGDVTLPLADVVIKALHEGVDDQSKKETFHGYLPEVGADFLREAIQGHYKERGVELSTDEIFVSSGASDELSHILNLFDKQNNALVMEPAYPAYVDANVMEGRKILHVPSSRENGFLPMPTDDLEADLIYICSPNNPTGAVFSKDQLKAWVDYANAHHSVIIFDAAYECFIADPELPHSIFEIPGARTCAIEICSFSKTAGFTGTRCGYTVICKDLEREGMNLNAMWVRNRTTRSNGVSYIIQKGAAAVFTPEGQKQIQANIDVYRSNAKVMMKALDELGLWYCGGKNSPYIWMACPDGMDSWTFFDKLLNEAQIVGTPGEGFGDCGEGYFRFSMFGDPDDTKEAAKRLVELLK is encoded by the coding sequence ATGATTCCAAACCACCATTACGACGAGCTCGTCTCGTCTTATCTGTTCTACAACATCGACCAGAAGGTCAACGCGTATTTAGACGCCCATCCGGGCACGAAGCTCTACAAAATGGGCATCGGCGACGTGACCCTGCCCCTCGCCGACGTGGTCATCAAGGCTCTCCATGAAGGGGTGGACGATCAGTCCAAGAAAGAAACCTTCCACGGCTATCTGCCGGAAGTGGGCGCCGATTTCTTAAGAGAAGCGATTCAGGGCCACTACAAGGAACGGGGCGTTGAACTGTCCACCGATGAAATCTTCGTCTCCAGCGGCGCCAGCGACGAACTGAGCCATATTCTGAACCTGTTCGACAAACAGAACAACGCCCTGGTCATGGAACCGGCTTATCCGGCTTATGTGGACGCCAACGTCATGGAAGGGCGCAAGATCCTCCACGTGCCCTCTTCCCGGGAAAACGGCTTTCTGCCGATGCCGACGGACGATCTCGAAGCGGACCTGATCTACATCTGCTCCCCGAACAACCCGACGGGCGCGGTGTTCTCCAAAGACCAGCTCAAAGCCTGGGTCGACTACGCCAATGCCCACCACTCTGTGATCATCTTCGATGCAGCTTACGAATGCTTCATCGCCGATCCGGAACTGCCCCACAGCATTTTCGAAATCCCCGGCGCGCGGACCTGCGCCATTGAAATCTGCTCCTTCTCCAAGACTGCCGGCTTCACCGGGACCCGTTGCGGCTATACGGTCATCTGCAAGGATCTGGAACGGGAAGGCATGAACCTCAACGCCATGTGGGTGCGCAACCGGACGACTCGCTCCAACGGGGTGTCCTACATCATCCAGAAGGGCGCCGCGGCGGTCTTCACCCCTGAAGGTCAGAAACAGATTCAGGCCAACATCGACGTGTACCGCAGCAACGCGAAGGTCATGATGAAGGCTCTCGACGAACTGGGCCTGTGGTACTGCGGCGGCAAGAACTCGCCGTACATCTGGATGGCCTGCCCCGACGGCATGGACAGCTGGACGTTCTTCGACAAGCTCCTCAACGAAGCGCAAATTGTCGGCACACCAGGCGAAGGCTTCGGCGACTGCGGCGAAGGGTATTTCCGGTTCTCCATGTTCGGTGATCCGGACGATACGAAAGAAGCGGCGAAACGCTTGGTCGAGCTGTTGAAATAA
- a CDS encoding SDR family NAD(P)-dependent oxidoreductase: protein MDLKLKGKTAVVTGASRGVGRAVALGLAREGVDLAVAAGHLEGAEKTAEAARKLGVKATALAADFNDPAQVTAMMEKAEAALGHMDILINDAGIFLQGWCQDISLEDWQKTFNVNLTAAFLTSQYFAKANLDAGRGGKIINVNSQAAFHGSTTGHVHYAASKAGMAAMTISMARELSPKGITVNAVALGIVATDMIAKSMAEHPGYYESRIPIGHVAQPEEVADVIVFLASAPADYMTGATVDLTGGMLMR, encoded by the coding sequence ATGGATTTAAAGCTTAAAGGCAAAACCGCCGTTGTCACCGGCGCCTCCAGGGGCGTCGGCCGGGCGGTGGCCCTGGGACTGGCCCGGGAAGGGGTCGATTTGGCGGTCGCCGCCGGCCACCTCGAAGGGGCGGAAAAGACGGCGGAAGCAGCCCGAAAACTCGGCGTAAAGGCCACGGCCCTGGCTGCGGACTTCAACGATCCGGCACAGGTCACGGCGATGATGGAAAAGGCGGAAGCGGCCCTGGGTCACATGGACATCCTCATCAACGACGCGGGGATCTTTCTCCAGGGCTGGTGCCAGGACATTTCCCTCGAAGACTGGCAGAAAACTTTCAACGTCAACCTCACGGCGGCCTTTTTAACGTCTCAGTACTTCGCCAAGGCGAATTTAGACGCAGGCCGGGGCGGCAAAATCATCAACGTCAATTCCCAGGCAGCTTTCCACGGCTCCACCACCGGCCACGTCCACTACGCGGCGTCCAAGGCCGGCATGGCGGCCATGACCATTTCCATGGCCCGGGAACTGTCCCCCAAGGGCATTACGGTGAATGCCGTGGCCCTGGGCATCGTGGCCACGGACATGATCGCCAAGAGCATGGCCGAACATCCGGGCTATTACGAAAGCCGGATTCCCATCGGCCACGTGGCACAGCCTGAAGAAGTGGCGGACGTCATCGTGTTTCTGGCGTCGGCCCCTGCGGATTACATGACCGGCGCCACGGTGGACCTCACCGGCGGCATGCTGATGCGATGA